The Paenibacillus uliginis N3/975 genome has a window encoding:
- the pglZ gene encoding BREX-1 system phosphatase PglZ type A → MDEVKKALQEAFIQPLNEGEQRKIVFWFDKDQEFAEYINEISIDNIMVHTLTEGNSFYTKVLLEEEDPTSHYLIYSNLDLSMEDNWLLDTILYSRTFYADKISLIMNELNIDPSLRSAVKKYEKFFGSKDRVRKFKGFEVLKFTQETLELVMMSALCNLKTPDFEDVLKVALMDTLNDSQNKYLDLITKYVGLDVFWNAVAERYGYEQDQKSLKTLFIHLTVTALSHAVNEERLTLVKNYIATRNKSNALVFIDHWMHHKSDYQVYDKYAEIAEKEIKLSDIVNQLPIEEFKVADTFPYFDKAIIIYIANSLGERLEDYEAYTKLINLRRAKHYYERYQPIYDALYYTVKMFEFYKKYSMGIPKAQAVDMYRAYVSDYHQMDMNYRKFYVAYDNDSNSEMLKKLKTMVENLYTNWYMGELCANWSAAVQDEMKSSWVLPGVQNQKDFYRSFVAPKIHNGDRVFVIISDALRYEIAMELADRLNSEMTGACDIQPLLGVVPSVTKMGMASLLPHKSLEIDLNGNVLVNGKSSKGMDNRIGILQGAVTDSTAIHFQELKNMNKAGRRETFKGKKLVYIYHDSIDATGEKASTEVYTFTAVDRAIDELYDTVKIIKDDLSGTNIFITADHGFVYQRDALEESDKIEKEGIQALEVKRRHLLSQEKRERIGLLDINMDTLIKNEHQITTYVPKATIRFKIQGAGANFVHGGASLQEIVVPLIQFKNIRSGQKNSREIEKVDVKLTNTTRKITNSLFNLTFFQTEKVEDKRVPRIVKIYMVDDADNVISNEEMLICDRISDKPDERTFKLRFALKSMPYDKSKNYYLVTIDAETNVIVEKTSFTINLGIVSDFDF, encoded by the coding sequence ATGGATGAAGTTAAGAAAGCACTGCAAGAGGCTTTTATTCAACCACTTAATGAAGGTGAACAACGTAAAATTGTCTTTTGGTTCGATAAAGACCAGGAGTTTGCTGAATACATCAATGAAATTTCCATAGATAACATCATGGTACATACTTTGACAGAAGGTAACAGTTTCTATACGAAGGTTTTACTTGAAGAAGAGGATCCGACTTCGCATTACTTAATATACTCTAACTTAGACTTGAGTATGGAAGACAACTGGTTGTTGGATACGATTCTGTACTCGAGGACTTTCTATGCGGATAAGATATCTCTCATTATGAACGAGCTGAATATTGATCCTTCTCTGCGAAGTGCGGTGAAAAAATACGAAAAGTTCTTTGGGAGTAAAGATAGGGTTAGGAAATTTAAAGGGTTTGAGGTTTTGAAGTTTACTCAAGAAACACTCGAACTCGTAATGATGAGTGCGTTGTGTAATCTCAAAACTCCAGACTTTGAAGATGTACTGAAGGTTGCCCTAATGGACACACTTAATGATAGTCAAAACAAATACCTGGATTTGATTACGAAGTACGTTGGGTTAGATGTGTTTTGGAATGCGGTAGCCGAGAGGTATGGTTATGAGCAAGATCAAAAGTCACTCAAGACGCTATTTATTCATTTAACCGTCACTGCGCTAAGCCATGCGGTTAATGAAGAGCGTCTCACACTGGTCAAGAACTATATTGCCACTCGAAACAAATCTAATGCTTTGGTGTTCATCGATCACTGGATGCATCATAAAAGTGATTATCAGGTGTATGACAAGTATGCTGAAATAGCCGAGAAAGAAATTAAGTTATCGGATATTGTGAATCAGCTCCCTATAGAGGAATTCAAGGTGGCTGATACATTCCCATACTTCGACAAAGCCATCATCATCTATATCGCTAACAGTCTGGGAGAACGGCTGGAGGATTATGAAGCATATACGAAACTGATCAACTTACGTAGAGCTAAGCATTATTACGAACGTTATCAACCCATTTATGATGCTCTGTATTATACGGTCAAGATGTTTGAGTTCTATAAGAAGTACAGTATGGGGATTCCTAAAGCACAAGCCGTGGATATGTACCGAGCATATGTGAGTGACTATCACCAAATGGACATGAACTATAGAAAGTTCTATGTTGCTTATGACAATGATTCCAACAGTGAAATGTTGAAAAAGCTTAAAACGATGGTAGAAAACCTCTATACGAACTGGTATATGGGCGAATTATGCGCTAACTGGTCCGCCGCTGTGCAAGATGAGATGAAATCCAGTTGGGTACTTCCAGGTGTTCAGAACCAGAAGGATTTCTATAGAAGCTTCGTTGCACCTAAAATTCATAATGGCGATCGGGTATTTGTCATCATCTCTGATGCCCTACGCTACGAAATAGCGATGGAACTGGCGGACAGGCTTAACTCGGAAATGACAGGAGCCTGCGATATCCAGCCGTTATTGGGGGTTGTCCCTTCTGTTACTAAGATGGGAATGGCATCACTTCTTCCACATAAGAGCCTGGAAATCGATCTGAACGGTAATGTATTGGTTAACGGCAAGTCCTCAAAAGGGATGGACAATCGAATCGGCATCTTACAAGGGGCAGTGACCGATAGCACAGCCATTCATTTTCAAGAGCTGAAAAACATGAATAAGGCTGGGCGCAGAGAAACATTCAAAGGTAAGAAATTGGTTTACATATACCATGACAGCATCGATGCAACGGGGGAGAAAGCCTCCACAGAGGTCTATACGTTTACAGCAGTGGATCGAGCGATCGATGAGTTGTACGATACCGTTAAGATCATTAAGGATGATTTGAGCGGTACGAACATTTTCATCACAGCAGATCATGGATTTGTATATCAACGTGATGCATTAGAAGAGAGTGACAAGATTGAAAAAGAAGGCATTCAGGCCTTAGAGGTCAAGCGGCGACACCTACTTTCACAGGAAAAAAGGGAACGAATCGGTCTTCTTGATATCAATATGGATACGCTGATTAAAAATGAGCATCAGATCACGACTTACGTTCCTAAGGCAACGATTCGCTTCAAAATACAAGGTGCTGGGGCTAATTTTGTACATGGTGGAGCCAGTCTACAAGAGATCGTTGTACCGCTCATTCAATTTAAAAACATCCGTAGTGGACAGAAGAATAGTCGTGAAATCGAGAAGGTTGACGTGAAGCTTACCAACACGACTAGAAAAATAACGAACAGCCTATTCAACCTTACCTTTTTCCAAACAGAGAAGGTGGAGGACAAGCGAGTACCTCGGATAGTGAAGATCTATATGGTAGATGATGCAGATAACGTAATCAGCAATGAGGAAATGCTGATCTGTGACCGTATCTCAGATAAGCCAGATGAACGGACATTTAAGCTTCGGTTTGCTTTGAAGTCGATGCCGTATGACAAGAGTAAAAACTATTATCTGGTTACAATTGATGCTGAAACGAATGTCATTGTGGAAAAAACCTCATTTACAATCAATTTAGGCATCGTTAGCGACTTTGATTTTTAA
- the brxL gene encoding protease Lon-related BREX system protein BrxL, producing the protein MEQISEDRSLDLDRKLNDVFSGRVVRKDLTKLMKEGANVPVYVLEYLLGMYAATDDEDYIREGIERVKKILSENFVRPDEAEKVKSRIRELGQFSVIDKISVTLNEKIDSYVAEFSNLGLKGVPISPNYVKEYDKLLAGGIWCMLKMEYFFDEEVKNSNPFSISSLKPIQMPNMDLNEVFEGRKSFTKEEWIDVLIRSTGMEPTQLDDRVKWHLLLRLVPLVENNYNMCELGPRGTGKSHVYKEISPNSILVSGGQSTVANLFYNMSSKKVGLVGLWDTVAFDEVAGITFKDKDGIQIMKDYMASGSFARGREEKAASASMVFVGNINQSLDSLIKTSHLFAPFPEAMANDSAFFDRMHYYLPGWEVPKMRPDFFTDKYGFIVDYMAEYFREMRKRSFADAIDRYFKLGNNLNQRDVIAVRKTVSGFLKLLYPNGVYTREDVEEVLKYALEGRRRVKEQLKKIGGMEFYDVHFSYIDKETLSEEYVSVPEQSGGKLIPEGMGKPGHVYTVGHGDSGMIGVYKLENQVVSGSGKFEKSGVGTHRGAKESLDTAFRYFTSNSKSISGSISTKTKDYLMHISDLQGIGLTDELAIAELIGLCSGALERPVQESLVVLGNMTVGGTIAKVEEFANTLQVCVDAGAKKVLIPASSVIDFQTVPPDLLIKIQPMFYSDPSDAVFKAL; encoded by the coding sequence ATGGAGCAAATAAGTGAAGATCGGTCACTTGATTTAGATCGCAAGCTGAACGATGTGTTTTCGGGCAGAGTTGTACGGAAAGACCTGACAAAGTTAATGAAAGAGGGAGCGAATGTTCCCGTTTATGTGCTTGAATATCTGCTGGGTATGTATGCGGCAACAGACGATGAGGATTATATCCGAGAAGGAATTGAGCGTGTAAAGAAAATCCTTTCGGAAAACTTTGTCAGACCTGATGAAGCAGAGAAAGTTAAGTCGAGAATTCGGGAACTGGGACAGTTTTCCGTTATCGATAAGATTTCAGTTACACTCAATGAGAAAATTGATTCCTATGTGGCGGAGTTCTCGAACTTGGGACTTAAAGGTGTACCAATCTCACCGAACTATGTAAAGGAATATGACAAGCTTCTGGCAGGCGGGATATGGTGTATGCTCAAGATGGAATACTTTTTTGACGAAGAAGTAAAGAATAGTAATCCTTTCAGCATAAGTAGCCTAAAGCCTATTCAGATGCCCAATATGGACTTGAACGAGGTATTCGAGGGCAGAAAGAGCTTTACGAAAGAGGAATGGATAGATGTACTCATTCGCTCAACAGGAATGGAGCCGACACAGCTTGATGACAGGGTGAAATGGCATCTTCTGCTGAGACTCGTACCGCTTGTTGAAAATAACTATAACATGTGTGAACTAGGTCCAAGAGGTACGGGCAAGTCACATGTTTATAAAGAAATCTCGCCTAACTCTATCTTAGTGTCAGGCGGCCAGTCAACCGTAGCCAATCTGTTTTACAACATGTCCAGTAAGAAGGTTGGGCTTGTGGGATTATGGGATACTGTGGCTTTTGATGAGGTGGCTGGCATAACGTTCAAGGATAAAGACGGTATTCAGATCATGAAGGATTATATGGCTTCTGGGTCATTTGCTCGAGGCAGGGAAGAGAAGGCGGCTTCCGCTTCGATGGTATTTGTCGGTAATATCAATCAGAGCCTTGATTCGTTGATCAAGACTTCCCACTTATTTGCACCCTTTCCTGAAGCAATGGCAAACGATTCGGCGTTCTTTGATCGGATGCATTATTATCTTCCAGGCTGGGAAGTGCCGAAAATGCGTCCTGACTTCTTTACCGATAAGTACGGCTTCATTGTAGACTACATGGCTGAATATTTTAGGGAGATGCGTAAACGCTCGTTTGCTGATGCCATTGATCGGTACTTTAAACTCGGAAATAACCTAAATCAACGTGATGTCATAGCTGTTCGTAAAACAGTGTCGGGATTCTTAAAACTCTTGTATCCGAATGGTGTGTATACGAGAGAAGATGTAGAAGAAGTTCTGAAATATGCTCTTGAAGGTAGAAGAAGAGTCAAAGAGCAACTCAAGAAAATTGGTGGCATGGAATTTTACGATGTCCACTTCTCCTACATTGATAAAGAAACGTTGAGTGAAGAGTATGTTTCAGTTCCAGAGCAGAGTGGGGGTAAGCTAATTCCTGAAGGCATGGGCAAGCCAGGGCACGTGTACACCGTTGGACATGGTGATTCGGGCATGATTGGCGTGTACAAACTGGAGAATCAAGTGGTTTCGGGTTCAGGCAAGTTTGAAAAATCAGGTGTTGGTACTCATCGGGGTGCAAAAGAGAGCTTAGATACAGCATTCCGCTACTTTACTTCGAACAGTAAAAGTATTAGTGGCTCGATTAGTACCAAGACGAAAGACTACCTCATGCATATTAGCGACTTACAGGGTATTGGGCTGACTGATGAGCTGGCTATAGCTGAGCTGATAGGGCTTTGTTCTGGGGCATTGGAACGACCTGTTCAAGAGAGCTTGGTTGTGCTTGGAAACATGAC
- the pglX gene encoding BREX-1 system adenine-specific DNA-methyltransferase PglX — translation MNKTALKKFATNARKELIEKVKAKAFRIGITEESFKKAQFESSDAIYIDGKQLSATEKKQREKLISRINEIGYQQVVEEVSYTWFNRFTALRFMEVNNYLPTKVRVLSSNNPGSSEPDIITEALTVDLDIDKELVYEMKLSNMTEELFKYLVIKQCNSLNRILPFMFETIDDYKEILFPESLLMKDSFLRNMSNTDIIPETDWEQVEIIGWLYQFYISDQKDKVYKETGRHKKEEIPCVTQLFTPDWIVKYMVQNSLGRYWVESHPEDRDLTSNWEYYFKNDNSRNQFNEMLAPYIDKQLRVEDIKCLDPAMGSGHILVYLFEVFFEIYSKCGYMEREIPKLIIENNLYGLDIDDRAYQLACFSIIMKALKYNSRFLRTIEREGVTLNLVSLQETNCFNKFDIAYFANEKAGDRFDKTSSFIEQFRDAKIYGSLLKIDPIDSQFFKDRLDDIINHPAEYLDQIESRDKIIMYFKDLITQAEIMSQQYEVVITNPPYMGSRRMNEKLVKLLNDKYADSKTDTCTAFMEMEYYLKPNGFLTMINQHSWMFTSSFERLREKLVRTKTIYSMIHLGAGAFEEIGGEVVQSTAFVLRNNAIKGFKGDYIRLVDYRESREKELKTIEAAKDSNAKDRFFGDINTFTRILERPIAYWISDDLLKAFIKSTPIGEIAEPKAGLSTGDNTYFQKEWFEVEFAKIGFNYQDIRETENGLHKWFPCNSGGAYRKWYGNNEVVVNWEHNGQEIRNFKTENGKLRSAPRNTDWFFKEGLTWTKISSGNFAVRYKEVGFIFDDTGRSAFSEDPRLNKIIIGLFCSKLSFEVLKILNPTMSFTNGDIYRIPFMNDARTIYGEDIVRLVDANIEISKNEWDSFETSWNFNRHPFLNAGSEISYIKDAYNEWSKLNSQWISDMKYNEEKLNAIFTDIYGVQNEITPNLEESDVTLRKADKDKDIRSLISYILGCVFGRYSLNKEGIAFAGGKFVPDRYQSFSVDKDNILPILSGAYFEDDIVSRLLDFVRAAYGEESLVENLEYIADSLGQKDGETAKETIQRYFLNDFFKDHLQTYKKKPIYWLFTSGKQKAFNCLIYMHRYDKSTLSRIRTDYLHELQLRMDAKKKSLLDIINGDSTSKEISNAKKELKTLDLKIEELRAYDEKLHHMADMQIEIDLDEGVAVNYAKFEGLLAPIK, via the coding sequence ATGAATAAGACAGCGCTGAAAAAATTTGCAACGAATGCTCGTAAAGAGTTAATAGAGAAGGTAAAAGCAAAAGCATTTAGAATCGGTATTACCGAGGAGAGCTTCAAGAAGGCTCAGTTTGAAAGCTCGGATGCCATTTATATTGATGGTAAACAGCTTTCAGCAACAGAGAAGAAGCAACGGGAGAAGCTCATTTCTCGAATTAATGAAATTGGGTATCAGCAAGTTGTAGAAGAAGTGTCCTATACTTGGTTTAACCGCTTTACGGCATTGCGTTTTATGGAGGTAAACAACTATCTTCCTACAAAAGTTAGGGTGCTATCATCCAATAATCCTGGCAGTTCTGAGCCTGACATTATTACAGAGGCTTTGACGGTTGACTTGGATATTGATAAAGAACTGGTTTATGAAATGAAACTGAGCAATATGACAGAAGAATTATTCAAGTATTTGGTTATTAAGCAGTGCAACAGTTTGAACCGAATTCTTCCTTTTATGTTTGAAACTATTGACGACTATAAAGAGATTCTTTTCCCAGAAAGTTTGCTTATGAAGGATTCCTTCCTTAGAAATATGTCTAACACGGATATAATTCCAGAAACGGATTGGGAACAGGTTGAGATAATTGGTTGGCTTTATCAATTTTATATTTCTGATCAGAAAGACAAAGTATATAAAGAAACAGGAAGACACAAGAAGGAAGAGATACCTTGTGTGACCCAACTATTTACCCCTGACTGGATTGTGAAGTATATGGTTCAAAATTCACTTGGGAGGTATTGGGTTGAATCTCATCCAGAGGATAGAGATCTTACCTCAAACTGGGAATATTACTTCAAAAATGACAATAGTAGAAATCAGTTTAATGAAATGTTAGCTCCATATATCGATAAACAATTAAGAGTAGAGGATATTAAGTGTCTTGATCCAGCTATGGGTAGTGGACATATTTTGGTATATTTATTTGAAGTTTTTTTTGAGATTTACAGTAAATGTGGATATATGGAGAGAGAAATACCAAAACTTATTATTGAGAATAATCTATACGGTTTGGACATAGATGATCGTGCGTACCAACTTGCATGTTTCTCAATTATTATGAAAGCACTAAAGTATAATAGTAGGTTTCTTAGAACAATTGAGAGAGAGGGAGTAACTTTAAATTTAGTGTCATTACAAGAAACAAATTGTTTCAATAAGTTTGATATAGCCTACTTTGCTAATGAGAAGGCAGGAGATCGTTTTGATAAGACAAGTTCATTTATCGAACAATTTCGTGATGCTAAAATATATGGTTCATTACTAAAAATAGATCCGATTGATAGCCAATTCTTCAAAGATCGATTAGATGATATAATAAATCATCCAGCCGAATATTTAGACCAGATTGAATCACGGGATAAAATCATTATGTATTTTAAAGACTTGATTACGCAGGCAGAAATCATGAGTCAGCAGTACGAAGTAGTGATTACAAATCCGCCTTACATGGGTTCAAGAAGAATGAATGAAAAACTGGTTAAATTGTTGAATGATAAATATGCGGATTCAAAAACTGATACATGCACTGCGTTTATGGAAATGGAATACTATTTAAAACCGAATGGGTTTTTGACGATGATAAATCAGCATTCATGGATGTTCACTTCAAGTTTTGAAAGACTAAGAGAAAAATTGGTCAGAACAAAAACTATTTATTCAATGATTCATCTTGGTGCAGGGGCATTCGAGGAGATAGGTGGAGAAGTTGTTCAATCGACAGCTTTTGTCTTACGAAACAATGCAATAAAGGGTTTTAAAGGGGATTATATTAGATTAGTTGATTATAGAGAATCAAGGGAAAAAGAGTTAAAAACAATCGAGGCGGCTAAAGATTCTAATGCAAAAGATCGTTTCTTCGGCGATATTAACACTTTTACTCGTATTTTAGAAAGACCGATTGCATATTGGATTAGTGATGATCTTTTAAAAGCTTTTATAAAAAGTACGCCGATTGGAGAAATTGCTGAACCAAAGGCTGGCTTGTCAACTGGTGATAATACTTATTTTCAAAAAGAGTGGTTTGAAGTTGAGTTTGCGAAAATAGGTTTTAATTATCAAGATATTAGAGAGACAGAGAATGGTTTGCATAAATGGTTTCCATGTAACAGCGGTGGTGCATATAGAAAATGGTACGGTAACAATGAAGTTGTCGTAAACTGGGAGCATAATGGGCAAGAAATTAGGAACTTTAAAACTGAAAATGGAAAGCTTAGGTCTGCGCCGAGGAATACAGATTGGTTTTTCAAAGAAGGTCTAACATGGACCAAAATTAGTTCAGGCAACTTTGCTGTCAGGTATAAAGAAGTTGGATTTATTTTTGATGACACAGGTAGGTCTGCCTTTTCCGAAGACCCTAGGTTAAATAAAATTATTATTGGGCTGTTTTGTTCTAAATTATCATTTGAAGTTCTGAAAATTTTAAACCCGACCATGAGCTTTACGAATGGTGATATTTATCGGATTCCATTCATGAATGACGCAAGAACAATATACGGTGAAGATATAGTGAGATTGGTAGATGCTAATATTGAAATAAGTAAGAATGAATGGGATTCATTTGAGACATCTTGGAACTTTAATAGACACCCTTTTCTAAATGCTGGATCGGAGATATCCTATATTAAAGATGCGTACAATGAATGGAGCAAACTTAATTCTCAATGGATTAGTGATATGAAATATAATGAAGAGAAATTAAATGCAATATTTACAGATATATATGGAGTGCAGAATGAGATAACACCTAATTTGGAAGAGTCAGATGTAACACTCAGAAAAGCGGATAAAGATAAAGATATCAGATCTCTTATCTCCTATATATTAGGGTGTGTATTTGGGAGATATTCTTTGAATAAGGAAGGCATTGCCTTTGCGGGTGGTAAATTTGTCCCCGATAGATATCAATCTTTTTCTGTCGATAAAGACAACATACTTCCCATTCTATCAGGGGCTTACTTTGAAGATGACATAGTATCCAGACTTCTTGATTTTGTTAGGGCAGCCTATGGGGAAGAATCCTTAGTAGAAAATCTTGAATATATCGCTGACTCACTGGGACAGAAAGATGGTGAGACAGCTAAAGAGACTATTCAAAGATATTTCCTTAACGACTTCTTCAAAGATCATTTGCAAACATACAAAAAGAAACCAATTTATTGGCTTTTTACCTCTGGGAAGCAGAAGGCATTTAACTGCCTGATCTATATGCACCGCTACGACAAGTCTACTCTATCAAGAATCAGAACGGACTACCTGCACGAGCTTCAGCTTCGCATGGATGCCAAGAAGAAATCTCTGCTTGATATCATTAATGGAGACAGTACAAGCAAAGAAATCAGCAATGCGAAGAAAGAACTCAAGACGCTTGACCTGAAGATTGAGGAACTGCGTGCATACGATGAAAAGCTCCACCACATGGCAGACATGCAGATTGAGATTGATCTTGATGAAGGTGTTGCTGTGAACTATGCTAAATTTGAAGGCTTACTCGCTCCAATTAAATAA